Proteins from a genomic interval of Uloborus diversus isolate 005 chromosome 4, Udiv.v.3.1, whole genome shotgun sequence:
- the LOC129219905 gene encoding calreticulin-like, translating to MTASKIYFVEEFVDNDQWKNRWISSEHESKKWEAFILSGGNLHEQLEIGKGLRTSKDGSFYAISTKFKPFTNKDKTFVLQYSVKHEQNLTCGGAYVKVYDCNLNPRQLHQKTSYLLMFGPDFCSPHVHKIHVIFNYRGKLVPMEWDIRWPYDKYSHLYTLIIYPNKRYTVKIDNLDVAEGTLEDDWKFLPPKKIENFKARKPKDWDENFEIYDPSDQKPDDWDQPEYIFDKKATKPDDWNEDIDGAWEPPLVKNPAFKGPWKPRKIRNANYKGPWIRPFIDNPDYFDDPDLYVFEEICGIGIDVWQVESGTIFDNILISDDPGEAEEHGWKIWGKIREVERKSSSMIRKKEREHHVHDEL from the coding sequence ATGACTGcgagtaaaatatattttgttgaggAATTCGTAGATAATGATCAATGGAAGAACAGATGGATTTCATCTGAACACGAAAGCAAAAAGTGGGAAGCATTCATTTTATCTGGTGGAAATCTCCATGAGCAATTGGAGATAGGTAAAGGTCTGAGAACATCCAAAGATGGTAGTTTCTATGCGATATCTACGAAATTCAAACCTTTTACGAATAAAGATAAAACTTTTGTGCTTCAGTATTCTGTGAAACACGAACAAAATCTGACTTGTGGTGGAGCTTATGTTAAAGTGTATGATTGCAACTTGAATCCCAGGCAATTACACCAAAAGACATCTTATCTCCTCATGTTTGGGCCAGATTTCTGTAGTCCACATGTGCATAAGATTCATGTGATTTTTAATTATCGGGGAAAACTTGTACCGATGGAATGGGATATTCGGTGGCCTTATGACAAATACAGTCATCTATACACGCTAATAATTTATCCTAACAAGCGATATACAGTTAAAATTGACAATCTGGATGTGGCAGAGGGAACACTAGAAGATGACTGGAAGTTTTTGCCacctaaaaaaattgaaaatttcaaagccCGAAAGCCTAAGGACTGGGAtgagaattttgaaatttatgatcCAAGTGACCAGAAGCCTGATGACTGGGATCAGCCCGAGTATATTTTTGACAAGAAAGCAACAAAACCTGACGATTGGAATGAGGATATTGATGGAGCTTGGGAACCACCCTTAGTTAAAAATCCAGCCTTCAAAGGTCCTTGGAAACCGAGAAAAATCCGAAATGCTAATTATAAAGGACCATGGATACGTCCATTCATCGATAATCCTGATTATTTTGACGATCCTGACCTTTACGTCTTTGAAGAAATTTGTGGAATAGGAATCGATGTTTGGCAAGTTGAATCTGGAActatatttgataatattttgattTCGGATGATCCCGGAGAAGCGGAGGAGCATGGCTGGAAAATATGGGGCAAAATAAGAGAAGTAGAAAGAAAATCTTCTTCCATGATTCGAAAAAAGGAACGAGAACATCATGTACATGACGAACTTTGA